Proteins encoded by one window of Halorubrum ruber:
- a CDS encoding small ribosomal subunit Rsm22 family protein: MIDRTAVRNNANYLRNVRPIDPEEIAEYIEGTPHPAVVRETLREEAFDLRLREREDGAFVPVEESPVDPPGWAPEALPETYAFAVEDLLVREYGANWHRGESGDELRERVRRLKTDYLYENEVEYDRVAALGYAIYHLPAYYATVGYVLDDLTENGLLDRTLRVLDVGAGVGGPALGLHDYLPDDAVVDYHAVEPSAATDVLDRMLEETGRNFRTTVHETTAETFLGLDEGEEPAGATNDPFDLVLFGNVLSELADPVAVADAALDALAADGSLVAFAPADRNTAIGLRRVERALVAGDDGGYPGNDAEIYSPALRLWPDAVPTDPGWSFDVAPDLAVPPFQRRLDEATARGETDEPGEFVNVDVQFAYSILRRDGKRRVDVEASAERCARMAESERHVTDRVNLLAVKLSHDLSEGENALYRVGDGSQATDHYLVCTRETALNRDLGEAGYGSVVFVENGLVLWNEDEGAYNVVVDDETVVDLVAP, encoded by the coding sequence ATGATCGACAGAACCGCGGTCCGGAACAACGCGAACTACCTGCGCAACGTCAGACCGATCGACCCCGAGGAGATCGCCGAGTACATCGAGGGGACCCCGCATCCGGCGGTCGTCCGCGAGACGCTCCGCGAGGAGGCGTTCGACCTCCGACTCCGCGAGCGCGAGGACGGGGCGTTCGTCCCCGTCGAGGAGTCGCCCGTCGACCCGCCGGGCTGGGCGCCCGAGGCGCTCCCGGAGACGTACGCGTTCGCGGTCGAGGACCTGCTGGTCCGCGAGTACGGCGCCAACTGGCACCGCGGCGAGTCCGGCGACGAGCTCCGCGAGCGGGTCCGCCGGCTGAAGACCGACTACCTCTACGAGAACGAGGTCGAGTACGACCGCGTCGCGGCGCTCGGCTACGCGATATACCACCTGCCGGCGTACTACGCGACGGTCGGCTACGTCCTCGACGACCTGACCGAGAACGGCCTGCTCGACCGGACGCTCCGCGTCCTCGACGTGGGCGCCGGCGTCGGCGGGCCCGCGCTCGGCCTCCACGACTACCTCCCCGACGACGCGGTCGTCGACTACCACGCCGTCGAACCGAGCGCCGCGACCGACGTGCTCGACCGGATGTTGGAGGAGACCGGCCGCAACTTCCGGACGACGGTCCACGAGACGACCGCGGAGACGTTCCTCGGCCTCGACGAGGGAGAAGAGCCCGCCGGCGCGACGAACGACCCCTTCGACCTCGTCCTCTTCGGGAACGTCCTCTCTGAGCTTGCCGACCCGGTCGCGGTCGCGGACGCCGCGCTCGACGCGCTCGCGGCCGACGGGAGCCTCGTCGCGTTCGCGCCGGCCGACCGGAACACCGCAATCGGGCTCCGCCGGGTCGAGCGCGCGCTCGTCGCGGGCGACGACGGCGGCTACCCCGGTAACGACGCCGAAATCTACTCGCCGGCGCTGCGGCTGTGGCCCGACGCGGTTCCGACGGATCCCGGCTGGTCGTTCGACGTCGCCCCCGACCTCGCGGTGCCGCCGTTCCAGCGCCGGCTCGACGAGGCGACGGCGCGCGGCGAGACCGACGAGCCCGGCGAGTTCGTCAACGTCGACGTCCAGTTCGCCTACTCGATCCTCCGCCGCGACGGGAAGCGCCGCGTCGACGTCGAGGCGAGCGCGGAGCGGTGCGCGCGGATGGCCGAGTCCGAGCGCCACGTCACCGACCGGGTGAACCTGCTCGCGGTGAAGCTGAGCCACGACTTGAGCGAGGGGGAAAACGCGCTCTACCGCGTCGGCGACGGCTCGCAGGCGACCGACCACTACCTCGTCTGTACGCGCGAGACGGCGCTGAACCGCGACCTCGGCGAGGCCGGCTACGGGTCGGTCGTCTTCGTCGAGAACGGGCTCGTCCTCTGGAACGAGGACGAGGGCGCGTACAACGTCGTCGTCGACGACGAGACGGTCGTCGACCTGGTCGCGCCCTGA